Proteins encoded together in one Urocitellus parryii isolate mUroPar1 chromosome 3, mUroPar1.hap1, whole genome shotgun sequence window:
- the Hapln4 gene encoding hyaluronan and proteoglycan link protein 4, with the protein MVPQQTPGLRRPAGPAQSFPGVRGARSPDAQGPLGWGRAGRMVCAPAALGRGVLPAAVWGILLLTASVEAQRGRKKVVHVLEGESGSVVVQTAPGQVVSHRGGTIVLPCRYHYEAAAQGHDGVRLKWTKVVDPLAFADVFVALGPQHRAFGSYRGRAELQNDGPGDASLVLRNVTLQDYGRYECEVTNELEDDAGMVKLDLEGVVFPYHPRGGRYKLTFAEAQRACAEQDGILASAEQLHAAWRDGLDWCNAGWLRDGSVQYPVSQPREPCGGLNGAGNAAAGGGANGGGVRNYGYRHNAEERYDAFCFTSNLPGRVFFLKPLRPVPFAGAARACAARGASVAKVGQLFAAWKLQLLDRCTAGWLADGSARYPIVNPRVRCGGLRPGVRSLGFPDASRRLFGVYCYRAPGAPDPAPGGWGWGWAGGGGWAGGARDPAAWTPLRV; encoded by the exons ATGGTCCCACA GCAGACTCCGGGATTGCGCCGCCCTGCGGGACCTGCCCAGTCCTTCCCTGGTGTGCGGGGAGCGCGCAGTCCGGACGCGCAGGGGCCGCTCGGCTGGGGCCGCGCGGGCAGGATG GTGTGCGCTCCGGCGGCCCTTGGGCGGGGCGTGCTCCCGGCCGCGGTTTGGGGGATACTGCTGCTAACCGCCTCGGTGGAGGCGCAGCGCGGCCGGAAGAAGGTCGTGCACGTGCTGG AGGGTGAGTCGGGCTCAGTGGTGGTGCAGACGGCACCTGGGCAAGTGGTAAGCCACCGGGGTGGCACCATCGTCTTGCCCTGCCGCTATCACTACGAGGCAGCTGCTCAAGGCCACGATGGCGTCCGCCTCAAGTGGACAAAGGTAGTGGATCCTTTGGCCTTCGCCGACGTCTTCGTGGCACTGGGTCCTCAGCACCGGGCCTTTGGCAGCTACCGCGGGCGGGCAGAGCTGCAGAACGACGGGCCGGGGGATGCCTCCCTGGTCCTCCGAAATGTCACCCTGCAGGACTATGGGCGCTACGAGTGCGAGGTCACCAATGAGCTGGAAGACGACGCTGGCATGGTCAAGCTGGACCTGGAAG GCGTGGTCTTCCCCTATCACCCCCGTGGAGGCCGCTACAAGCTGACTTTCGCGGAGGCACAGCGCGCGTGTGCCGAGCAGGACGGTATCCTGGCGTCTGCCGAGCAGCTGCACGCGGCCTGGCGCGATGGCCTGGACTGGTGCAACGCAGGCTGGTTGCGCGACGGCTCCGTGCAGTACCCGGTGAGCCAGCCTCGGGAACCCTGCGGCGGCCTGAACGGGGCCGGGAACGCCGCGGCGGGTGGCGGAGCCAACGGCGGCGGCGTGCGCAACTACGGTTATCGGCATAACGCTGAGGAACGCTATGACGCCTTCTGCTTCACGTCCAACCTCCCGG GACGCGTGTTCTTCCTGAAGCCGTTGCGGCCTGTGCCTTTCGCCGGAGCAGCGCGTGCATGTGCGGCGCGCGGTGCATCAGTGGCCAAGGTGGGCCAGCTGTTCGCTGCGTGGAAGCTGCAATTGCTGGACCGCTGCACCGCGGGCTGGCTGGCCGACGGCAGCGCGCGCTACCCCATCGTGAACCCGCGTGTGCGCTGCGGAGGTCTCCGACCTGGCGTGCGCAGCCTAGGCTTCCCAGATGCCTCCCGACGGCTCTTTGGCGTTTACTGCTACCGCGCACCAGGCGCACCGGATCCCGCTcccgggggctggggctggggctgggccggCGGCGGTGGCTGGGCTGGAGGCGCACGCGACCCAGCTGCCTGGACCCCGCTGCGCGTCTAG
- the Tm6sf2 gene encoding transmembrane 6 superfamily member 2, translating to MDIPPLAGKIAALSLGALPVSYVLNLVSALSHPLWVALMSALILGLLFVAIYVLSGGEISYDPLYAVFAIFAFTSVVDLIIALQEDGYVVGFMEFYTKEGEPYLRTSHGIFICYWDGTVHYLLYLAMAGAIHKRKRYRNLGLYWLGSFAMSILVFLPGNILGKYSSELRPAFFLAILYLLVPCWAGRRVFSQSRAPTCCTPNMVQEEQRKGLLQRPADLALVIYLFLAAFFTLFRGLVVLDCPTDACFVYIYQYEPYLRDPVAYPKVQMLMYMFYVLPFYGLATYALTFPGCSWLPDWALVFAGAIGQAQFSHMGASMHLRTPFTYRVPEDAWTCVFLCNLLYALGPHLLAYRCLRWPAFFLHPPPPDALADKKQQ from the exons ATGGACATCCCGCCGCTGGCCGGCAAGATTGCGGCTCTGTCGCTCGGCGCCCTCCCGGTGTCCTACGTGCTCAACCTCGTCTCAGCGCTCTCGCA CCCCCTGTGGGTGGCATTGATGAGCGCCTTGATCCTGGGTCTGCTCTTTGTGGCCATCTATGTCTTGTCTGGTGGCGAGATCTCCTATGATCCACTCTATGCTG TCTTTGCAATCTTTGCCTTCACCTCCGTGGTGGACCTCATCATCGCTCTCCAGGAAGATGGCTACGTGGTGGGCTTCATGGAGTTCTATACAAAGGAG GGTGAGCCATACCTGCGCACATCGCATGGAATCTTCATCTGCTACTGGGATGGCACTGTTCACTACCTCCTCTACCTGGCCATGGCAGGTGCCATCCATAAAAG AAAGAGATACCGGAATCTTGGACTCTACTGGCTGGGTTCCTTCGCCATGAGCATCCTGGTGTTCCTCCCAGGAAACATTCTTG GCAAATACAGCTCAGAGCTTAGACCTGCCTTCTTCCTTGCCATCCTCTACCTGCTGGTGCCGtgctgggctgggaggagggtCTTCAGCCAGTCTCGGGCACCAACCTGCTGTACGCCCAACATG GTGCAGGAAGAGCAAAGAAAGGGCCTTCTGCAGCGCCCTGCTGACCTGGCCCTCGTCATATACCTCTTCCTTGCTGCATTTTTCACCCTTTTCCGGGGCTTG GTTGTGCTTGACTGCCCCACGGATGCCTGCTTTGTTTACATCTACCAGTATGAGCCATACCTGCGGGATCCTGTGGCCTATCCAAAGGTGCAG ATGCTGATGTATATGTTCTACGTTCTGCCCTTCTACGGCCTGGCCACCTATGCCCTCACCTTCCCCGGTTGCTCCTGGCTGCCTGACTGGGCCTTGGTGTTTGCTGGAGCCATTGGCCAG GCACAGTTCTCACACATGGGCGCTTCCATGCACCTGCGCACACCCTTCACCTACCGTGTGCCAGAGGATGCCTGGACCTGCGTCTTCCTGTGCAATCTACTGTATGCTCTGGGCCCTCACCTGCTGGCCTACCGCTGCCTGCGCTGGCCAGCCTTCTTCTTGCACCCACCACCCCCAGATGCCCTGGCTGACAAGAAGCAGCAATGA